DNA sequence from the Cucumis melo cultivar AY chromosome 6, USDA_Cmelo_AY_1.0, whole genome shotgun sequence genome:
ctACTTAGACACTCCatcaaaacataaaataatttcataaattctgtttaaattcaataaacatCCAAAAATAAAGAAAGTTGTCTTCAAGTCctattttaaacaatttcaaATGTTCACAACATCGTCTAGgaaatcataaaaaaaacaaagcAAAACAAATAAATGTCCTAAACCTGACTCATTTTCAATCctcaaaacaaaagaagaaaaagaaaacatttagTGGAAGCATTTAAAATAGACGTTCCCATGTGGCGTTCACGAATCCTTCTTTCTCTTTGCCGGTCTACCTCTCGCGTTACCTTTtcctgaaaaagttaaacataaaaggaTGAATATAAGATATATCCAGTAAGAGGCCCACCGCTAGTCCCGTTAAGGGTAAGAACAGTTAGGTTTCTATTAGGGTTACTCtgtacataacagtctagtgatcctaTAGGATACACACATCAATTTAATGATCCCGTGggatgcacatattagtctagtgatctcgttggatgcacatatcagtttagtgatcccgTCTGATGTgcatattagtctagtgatctcgtcgAATAGGCATATCAGTCTAGTAACCTCGAAGGATACACAACAATCTAGTGATTCCAAAAGATACACAACATGTAGTGATCCCATTGGACATCGTGACCGACACTTCAAAACATAAAGCAAACTAACAGTTCAGTCTCTATGCATAACCAGTCAAAAAATCTAAGTTCAAACAACAATACCGTTCTACAGTATATATATCTAAACTATACATCATAGTCACACCATCTAACTCCAATCCATAGTACAAACCATCAATGTGCAACTACTCCTGACAATTAAAGCATCTACATTCAGTCAACAGCATAACCCATCAATATGTATAAACTACATATAACAGTCAAGTCGTCTATACTCTGTCAATAGCATAACCCATCAATATCCAAACTACACATGACAATCAAATCATCATCCTCTATATTCAATTAATAGCACGATTCATCATTATATCTAAGTTACATATAACAGTCAAGTCGTCTATACTCAATCAAAAGTGTAAACTAACAATGGTTTCTATCCATACATAACAGTCAAACTAGTACATTCATTATTTTATAACATTCATATCGGCCAATATGTTTCATTTCTAAATTGACTATAGTAGTAGAAATCCCTTACCTCGAGAGAGCTAAAAATCCTTGCTTAAATCGAAGTCCAATGAATCCACCTAAATGTAAATATAAGGGTTCAAATACTATAATAAGTGAAGTCACTCAACCAAAACACCTAATTCCAATTTCTACAACTTACCCAAGCAAAATGGAGAATCGAACTCCAACCAAATCCGCTGTATAATCCAAGAATTCAACTCCAACACCTTCAAGAATTCAGTAGTAACTTAACTAATTAATCCAACATATTATTCCAATGTGTACACGTAAAATGGCTAAGGAAAATAACTACAAAACTTACAATTTTGTCCTGACCACAAAACTTTCACCAAGCCAGAGACGATTTTAGGGCTCATCGAATGGAGAGCACAAACGGGATGGAGGAACACAGATCTGGCATGCAGACAAAACCCGATGATGGTCATGGTTTGGCAAGGGAGCTGTGGCTGCGAGTGGAGACGCGACGGCGGCTAGAACCAACGGTGAAACACAAAAACTTACTATGAAGCTTCTTGAGTTTTGATGTTGAATTCGTAATTCTCCTTCAGTCCAACTAGTTAAAACAGTTCTCATACAACATGCAACTTTTCTTCGATCATAAAACCAATTTTGAAGTATTTGTCTGATAGAATCGAGGAATGCTGCAACAGGCAAATCTCTAGATTTTTTTAGAACTGCATTTAAGCTTTCTGAAATGTTTGTAGTCATCATTTGATATCTTTTCCTTGTACAGTATGCTCGAGCCCACTTTTCAAAACTAACCTTACTAAGATAGTCTCGTATACTAGGATACATAGACTCCATCCATCTCATATTAGTCTCAAAATCAACAACTGTATATGCTTTTCCACATCTAAAGAAAAGCTTATCAATTATAGGGTCCTTATATATCAACTTCAAACTTTTTAGAATGTGTTGCAAACAAACGCAATATTCAGCATTTGGAAAAACATTATGAACACTTTTTGAGATACTTAAATGTCGATAAGATATTACAACTAAATCTTCCCGAGCCCCTAAACTATTCTTTATATTCTCAAAAAACCATCTCCAGGatgcatcattttcagaatctacagTACTAAAGGTCAATggaaaaatttgatttttaccATTAATTGTTGAGGCTGTCAAAAGAGTTCCACCatatttagatttcaaaaatGTATCGTCAACTGATATATTGGGCTGAAAATATTTCCATCCTTCAATGCATGCTCCAATAGCCATAAAACAGTACTTAAAATGTCCCTCTGTATCAGTTTCATAAGCAGTGAATGAAcctgaaataaaaaatattattaaaatgtCCATCTGTATCAGTTTTACTATAGGTCTGTCACTGATAtggtttatcattgatagacccTATAGTAAACCACCATAACACCAGTCGTCTAATGATATGCTCATTTACTATAAGGCCTATCACTAATAGAACTTGTCAGTGATAGACCATATCATTAAAAACTTGATTGATGATATATAAATTGTAAGAATAAAAACATACCTGGGTTGATTTCTTTTAGTTTCATACAAAAGTTTGGAATCAAGGCATAAGATTCTTTTGCTTCACCATTCAAAGAATTCATAAGAAGTTCCTTAGCCCTCCACGCTTTATAGTAGCTAACATTTACACCAAGTTTAGTACGCATGTGAATCATAATATCATTTGGAGTCGAACGGTCAAAAGAACTAAAGTCTTTTACAATACAATCACTAATCAATGATGAAGATACTTGTTTATGAGTAGTTTGAATAACATTTATGGAGTAATTGTGATTAGCAATATACTTCCTTAGTCGCCATAATTCTCCACCCTTGTAATGAGATGCACGAACATACCATGGACAATTATCTTGGGAGCACTTAAACTCAATAGATTTAGAATTTGATCTCACAGTCTTGAACTCAAAGTTGTTCTTTATAGCAATGTAGTAAAACGACTTTGATAGTAATTCCTTGCTAGCAAACATATCCTTTTCTTTCAAATCGAATGTAGAAGACAAGCTACTAACATGAATATCCGTAAGAATTTAAAAATCTTTATCAATGGAAGAAGAAGGCAGCAAAGAACACAAATTATCCATCCCACTGTCAACAACACTAGACCATTCTAAATCCATATAAGAGACATGAGCAATAGCATGACTAACTAATGGATGTCTTGTAATTTTCCCTTTAACTAAACTTAGAAACCAAGTAACATCTTTATCTTCTTGAATTTAAACCACAGTTTGAATATCAGTGATACCATAATCCAATAAGATTGACAGTTGTATTGAAGAAGGAGATGCATCAAATcgaacttctcttaatatcaaactcacaaaattttcaaaagacATCATCTCATCAACCAATACACCTGTAGTCTTGTAATTCAAGTAACTATTTGTATCATCCCACTGTCCACTATGAAACACTACTATTGGAAGCTTAATCATAATTCCAAATTACTgcagaattaaaaaaaatagtgtaTTAGTGCTAGAAGACAAAGTGTCTATCAGTCTATCACTAATACACtaggatacaagtctatcactatcattaatagaaaatGATAGCATGTAATTCTGCAAGAAGATGAAGTCATATCCAAGATTACAAacagaaaaactaaaataagataaacaactaaaaagaaagaatctaGAGATTTAACGAAACTAAAATCAAAGATTACATACCAGATGATTTAAcgaaaataagagaaaatagaCAAGAAGATGACGACTGGTTGGAGGCGGAAGAAGTTGTGGTTGGAGGCGGAAGAAGGCGTCGTGCGGAAGAAGGCGTTCTTAACGTGGACAATGGTAAAGATGAAGAAGGGAGAAAATCGTGGAGAGGGAGAAAATCGCGCAGAGGAATGGAGGAGGAGAAATTCGCGCCagtattctttttaaaaaagggtaatattggaatatatttttaaaaattaaaaatttttctatatttgcaaATTGTTTAATAAACTGCCATATCcttaatattttatacaaaaatgGTTATACATTACAAATTCTCTTttaatttagtaaaaaaaaaagaacattatTAAGATATGGGAAATTGTGTTTGCAGTTAAAATCAATGGTTTCTTGTTGTCTAGcaaattaagtttaaaaaattAGGTACATAgcataaatttatttaattttataaaaatggcaaaaaaaaaagtgattttatAATGTATAACCTTTTtggtataaaatattaagtatatgtcaatttataaacaatttgtacatatagcaaattttttatttttttaaatatattccAATATTGCCTTCGTTTTAAAAAGGAAATTGGCAGATTTTTTCATTCTCCATTTTCACCGCCATTCTTCTTCACCACGATTTTCTCTCTTCTCCAATATATTCTCCGCGATTTTCGCCCTTCTCCATCTTTACCATCGTTTCTCCATATTCTCTGTGATTTTCTCCTACATTAAGAACATCTTCTTCTCCCTCCAATCGCACCTTCTTTCGCCTCCAACCAGTCGTCCTTTATTCTCTATGATTTTTTCCTACTTTCGTTAAATCATATGGTATGtaatcaaatattttttaaagatcTTAGATTTGATCTTTGATTTTAGTTGTTTCCTCTTATTTTAGTTATTCCGTTTGAATCTTTGCAATCTTTGTTTTTAGTTGTTTCctctaattttaataatttttcgGTTTGAATgtttgtagatttttttttatttcatatttttaggttaaaagaattacatgttccttttattattatttttaaacattGATAATATGATTTCATCTTCTTTGTATAATTGCATgtctattaatgatagtgaTAGACTTGTAACATAGTGTATCATTGATAGAAGTATATCACTAATATACtatgatacaagtctatcactgatagacactTTGTCTTCTATCAATGCTTCAATGTAATATTAGGATGATaactgttttctttttttttaaaaaaaaaaattctacagTAATTTGGAATTATGACTAAGCTTCCAATAGTAGTGTTTCATAGTGGACAGTGGGATGATACTGGATCAGTTCGTCCGGTTGGGAACCATGCTAATTGGAAGTCTATTGGGATTGACATGAACATACTACCTCCAACTTTCAAGCGTCGAGCAGGACGACCACGAAAACAAAGAATGCTATCAATTAGCGAGAAGAAAAGTCACTCAAGATGCAGCCATTGTCATCATTCTAGTCATAATCGTATGAATTGCAGATTCCCACAATTTTTACAATGATGTGACATTATGTTTTTTATAATAATCTTTTAGCTTGGGCATATAGAACATTTATTTTGTGTGTGCTGTAaatactttctatttgtttgactcAAACCTTTCAATAATAATCTACCTGTTTCTCAAGATTATAAAAGTAAAAGTGACTTTATTGTAAagtagtaatatgaagtaatccactataaagtctatcacagatagtttctatcaatgatagactttattGTGTAGTCATCACCAATAgtttctatcagtgatagaaaccAATATACAATTGAAAGAACTAGAATAGATAATTGATGAAAGGAATGGTTCAATAAATACTAATCTCGATGCAAATAGAGACAAAAAACTTGTAATGTTTCAACTTGTAATCCAACATTTTTCTTCATTAATATGGTAAAATCAACTAACTGCATATGAACGTGCAATGTGAACTCGGTCACAAACATCCACAAAACTAATGCACTACAATATCCATCTCCTCAATATTGAGAGATTTGTACATCAAAACAATGTGAACTCTATTACAAATATCAATAAAACTACTGCACTACAATATTCATCTACTTATAATTGAGAGATTTGCAAATCAAAACTTGGTGCAAGATCCTTTATTCTAGGAGAATGCCTTGTTGGTTTTGGAGAATCATTCTTCTTGCCTCTTGAATTcttttgatctttttctttcttttgctcTTTCACATTTTCCAACACTTTCTTTGATTGTTTAGGTTGTCTCTTCGGCCTAGCATTTTCAATATTCTTCGTTATTTCCATAATTTTCACTTTTGTCTTTTCTTGAACAAACTGAAAAAATAATATTGAATTAGAgtttatacatatatacattaagtctatcataaaacaacaaaatggTCCTTCTTTAAACAAGTCTAGACAACTAGGTGATAAACTTTCAATAATATGGTTAGAAGTTTGTAGATTACAGTACACAGTGATTCTCAAGGTTAACTTCGACATTTCTTTgggaataattaattattttctctATTTAGAACAAAATAATTGTTACAAATATGCAACATACTAACTTAGaaacaaaacaatatatataatggaaTACCTTCTCCTTTTTAATCTTCTTTTTGCTTGATGAAGCTTATTTGTTGAGGCTCTTTTTGCACCTTTTTCATTTGGTTCGCTTTCCACattatcttttttcttatccATCTATTAAAATTACAACAAACACATCAACCCAATGAACTAACCATTCCccaaatctatcagtgatacaaacatataataacaatTCAACACAAATAAGTAAAACATCCTTCAAGCtaatagaaacatatcactgatagaacataaacaacatcaaataaaaatatacattaaactaaattatctacTAACATCCCAATGTAAATAAACTAAACATCCATTAAGACTATCAGTGATACAAATATATCACTGACAGACCCTAACCCtatacactaacacacaaacctaaaaCAGATCAGCATGTTAAACATTCCAACATAAACAAGTACTACAACAAATATGCCTTTTAATAGCATCCAAACACAAAACTTTTAATAACAcgctataaaaagaaaagaaaaaaacgcGAAAAAAAAGTGGTATAAGAGGGAAAAGGTTATTTAACTTTTAGAGCAACCCGCGTGGCTTCCCCCAAATGCCTCTTTTCATTTTGTTCACACTTTTGTTTTCACGTTCACACCCCCACCCTCCATAAGTGCATCTCGAGTCTTGGGAGATTGGCTTGCGGAAGACGCATTGCTTGAATGATGGCTAATCGGCAAGTGCTCAGACGAAGAAGAGAATGGCGCGAATGGAGCTTCACCGAAGAAGGAAGCTTGCATAACACCTTAATGGCTCGAACGAAATATACAAGCTTCATGATGGAGATTTAAAATGCTGATGGAGGAAATGCTGATGTTTCAGCTACATAGTGACAGATGAATAGAGAGATGGAGATGACAAGTAGTGGAGGATGTGGTACGCGTCAGAGAGGAGTTGGCAGTGAACGAAAGATGGCGGTGACTAGGTTTTGGTGAGTGAGAAAGTTGGGGATTCGAAGAGCTGATTCCTTCATACTTCTAATAATGATACGAAGATGGAAACCTTAGTCGATTCCTTCCACGACCCTATTCGTATCCGATAATTGTTTTCTGTATTCTCTTTGATTCTTCGCCTTGAACCATATATATTCAAGAAATCCAAAAGGTAATGTTTTTTATGTTGTGCAACTTCGGCTTTGGGCATTTATTTCCATTTCATAAAAAGTATAGCAAAAACGATCTTTGaacatttttttctcttaaaaaatcCAATATGTTTTAATTTATGTTTGGTCACTGTATTTGTTATAACGGCATACATTGGGTTTTCATAATAATCGAAGTTTGGCCACCTGTTTCAAACTTGGTACCAGATTGGGTGACTAATAGTTTTTATCAAATATTCAAATATACCAATTAAAAGTTAGGAACCATCATGGCAATATGAAATAGTTAAGTGGTGTATATACATATCTATACACGTCTTTGGATCAAATTGTCACTTCATCACTATCGAGGTTAAGAAAATGACCAActtaaaatattcaaaaagtATAGAACTAAAATTGAATAAGTATGTACTAAAATGAAGATTCGAAGGAAGATCTGATTTATATTGAagcttaattttatttttcttaataaatCTTGCAATAGCAATATGCTAAAAGGAGGATCTGATTCatgtatttttcatttttcataaaGAAATTGATTGTTTGTTAATGGTGGCAACCGTAATTGACATTTATATCAGCATAGTAGCTATTGTAGTATGTAAAAGTTTCATTTTcttataaaaattttcatttaatgaaattttggcTTTGCATACATTTAGTTGTATCCTCTGTGTTGTGAATGGAGGTTGTATATTGCTAGACCACTTAGGTGCACTTGATTGTATGAGAAGTTTATAGTTGGGAATGTGAACAAAATTTCACATAGGTTAAGGAAAGAAGTGATATCATAGGTATATCAGTGAGAAGAATTATTTCTATTGGTATGAGGCGTTTTGAGTGGTATAAAAAATAAAGCCATGAGAGTTAGCCTAAAGTGGACAATATCATACCATTGTAAAAATATGTAGAGGTCCATCGTTGTCCTTATCATTTAAAAGTTTGCTTGCTACATATTGACAATCATTGCCCTTTtcatacgtttatctttcatcctTCTCACAATAATTATGAATCAAAGCTACCCCCAACTCCACTATGTtcttgttggaatttatgtcctaaaactcgtactttgttatttgattcaataagtttattattgaatgctataatcttaaaaccaataagttaagatcccgaggctattttactaagtttgtcaatacacttgaactttatgtagagacataaacatgggataaggttgggcaccttcAAACTGTTCTTAGCGAAACCTTTCTTTATTTCCAAAGAGAACATAAGATTAGAAGCTACTTGAGCTAAAGCAGGGATAGAGGAGAAAAAGCTTACCCGAGTTGACGACCGAGGGGTAAATCGTAAGCCATCACTTTAAGTCCTAGCATTGAACCCACCCTCGAGTGTCCTCATAGCTGCTAACAAATCGATCAGACGGAAGGAGATATAGGGGCTTGTGATCGAGCAGACGGAAAGGGACGTGGGGATTGCGATCTAAAAGAGAAATATGGGAAGGGGAAAAGTTAGAgtttaatattttttacaaaatttgagGGAAAATGGAGGAAATTTGggaaagtaaaattaaaagagggaattttttaattgaaatattgaaaaatatatattgcttgacattttttaaatgtaaagTATTAAAAATAATCTTGACACTTTTAATCTGTCaagtatttaaaacaaaaaaacaaaaattatgtttttttcattctttcgtattcttgacgattttttatgttacttgacagttttaataaaaacagtcaagtatatcaattataaaagcgtcaagtaaaaccagttttgtagtagtgtatCCTTGTCTAGCTCGCCTTCCATTTTAAACCATGTTTgacaaaatgatatttaaatgtGAATAATTCTAGTGAATTCCTCTGAATTGAATTTGCTATTTCTTGTTGGGGTTTGGTTGATATATCTCGACACTTCCTATTTCAATTacgtatatttaatttgttgaaATATGTTTACTTATTTGATGTTCATGTGTGGATGATTTCATGTTGAACGGTGGAGAGACCTCACAATTGTTATAAGATATATAGATTACTTCTCTTATAGTCAATTGATTTTCAGATGAAACTTTATGTTTGTCTAATATGTTATCAAAGTTTATGAATAGTGAATCCAAAGAGACACTATCTTGAGGGGATTCCACATTGAAAAAGTAGAAAAACGACACAATGTTTACAAGATACACGAGTTATTGAAAACGCTATTGAAAATCAACAATAGCGTTTTTTTAATGTCATTGTAACTGATGTTTCTTATAATGAAGTTAAACATCCTCTAAATCTGTcaatcagtgatagaaacacATCGCTGATATAAACACAATCTAAAAAACAGAGCACAACCAAacagaaaatgaagaaatcaatttcaaacaaatagaaaaagaaaaaaatattcttCAAACAGGTTTTGACCAAACGAAAACAAAGATACTTTACGAAAATAACTTACTATTTCAAACAAAAAGCAAATAACTAACGATTGTACAGGTGGAGTGGAGAACGTAGCGCAGTGGAAGGCACTAGTACTGGCACCGGAAAACCAAATCAGAGTACGAAGAAAGTACAAGAAAGTAGAAAATGGAAGGAAAACTGAAGAAGTCTGCTTGAAATCATATTCCAGAAGCTTAATGTGTATCTGTAGGGGCATTTTTGTCTTTGTTGTTAAAATTTGCCATATTTGCAAATTTCTTAAACTTTTGTTATATCCTTAATTAATTTAGGGCCCAATTCTATATTCCCACTCAGCTCAATACAGTTGATATTGTATCTGATATACTTGATACATTATTGATACTTAGTTAATACAGTTGATACACTAAATACATTCAATAAACTACTAATATACACTTGATACATTATTGACATATACTTTGATACACTTTATACACCGATGATATATACTTGATACTATACATTTAATATATACTTGGTACATatttgatacacttaatacacACTAGATACATACTCgatatataaaatatttggatttata
Encoded proteins:
- the LOC127149765 gene encoding uncharacterized protein LOC127149765, which encodes MFASKELLSKSFYYIAIKNNFEFKTVRSNSKSIEFKCSQDNCPWYVRASHYKGGELWRLRKYIANHNYSINVIQTTHKQVSSSLISDCIVKDFSSFDRSTPNDIMIHMRTKLGVNVSYYKAWRAKELLMNSLNGEAKESYALIPNFCMKLKEINPGSFTAYETDTEGHFKYCFMAIGACIEGWKYFQPNISVDDTFLKSKYGGTLLTASTINGKNQIFPLTFSTVDSENDASWRWFFENIKNSLGAREDLVVISYRHLSISKSVHNVFPNAEYCVCLQHILKSLKLIYKDPIIDKLFFRCGKAYTVVDFETNMRWMESMYPSIRDYLSKPPSRLHSQPQLPCQTMTIIGFCLHARSVFLHPVCALHSMSPKIVSGLVKVLWSGQNCVGVEFLDYTADLVGVRFSILLGWIHWTSI